The Babylonia areolata isolate BAREFJ2019XMU chromosome 22, ASM4173473v1, whole genome shotgun sequence genome contains a region encoding:
- the LOC143297301 gene encoding protein misato homolog 1-like encodes MSGREIITLQLGHYANFTGAHWWNIQEASFVYDPKILQTFPKEINHDVLFREGQTLKGDVTFTPRLVALDLKGSLNSLRKDGTLYTDDKEEEVKWSGDVTLHKSDPGPRNQFLQDLDKAETSQEVDDIKGDTGNGDWCGTGDYEEKPDQGEGNPADQVVFGKHYYNLDEHVKVWSDYLSVHLHPRSVQIVQDFILDNEDHPFDVFGLGQQTLCDDAWDEWEDRVRFFTEDCDLMQGFHLLFDGHNSFGGAASKVLSYLKDEFPGKPVLSVPLTPAVVPDQTVLQRATRILNSALCLGNCGPSSSLYLPLSLASSLWKNLGAPRTFPHLLYNCDLAYHTSAVLAASLDTMTLPFRQETNPVSLSDITSALTYLGRKVTSLNTSVPFPMLEEETLVDTLMSEREKHLWHSLTPHVSYQSSPMAQSCVIRGIPTNKIKRASSSPRHLSSCSSVQDVLQLYLTETYPRSMNAGCVLRDPVKVGTPFPHIFHPSVTQTGFLSASQRPPRSGVESVPMMTSLQCSTDVGDYVSSLHAEAARFNIRRHHHFLEAGLEEEEFSETLDILHSLADCYSVS; translated from the exons GAAGCATCATTTGTTTATGACCCCAAGATACTGCAGACCTTCCCCAAAGAAATTAACCATGATGTCTTGTTCAGAGAAGGCCAGACCCTCAAG GGTGATGTAACATTCACTCCACGACTTGTGGCACTTGATCTGAAAGGCAGTCTGAATTCACTGCGGAAGGATGGCACATTGTACACTGATGACAAGGAGGAAGAAGTGAAATG GTCAGGGGATGTAACTCTTCACAAATCCGACCCTGGTCCCAGGAACCAGTTTTTGCAGGATTTGGACAAAGCAGAG ACAAGTCAAGAAGTTGATGACATCAAAGGAGACACTGGAAATGGAGACTGGTGTGGCACTGGAGACTATGAAGAAAAACCAG ATCAGGGTGAGGGCAACCCAGCAGATCAGGTGGTGTTTGGAAAGCACTATTACAACCTGGACGAGCATGTCAAGGTGTGGTCTGACTACCTGAGTGTCCACTTGCACCCTCGTTCTGTACAGATTGTTCAGGACTTCATTTTAGACAA tgaagaCCACCCATTTGATGTCTTCGGACTTGGACAGCAGACTCTCTGTGATGATGCCTGGGATGAATGGGAAGACCGGGTTCGATTCTTCACAGAAGATTGTGATTTGATGCAG GGATTTCACCTCTTGTTTGATGGTCACAACAGTTTTGGTGGTGCTGCCAGCAAAGTGCTGAGTTACCTGAAGGACGAGTTTCCAGGAAAACCAGTTCTCAGTGTGCCGTTAACACCAGCTGTTGTGCCCGATCAG ACAGTGCTACAGAGAGCCACGCGTATACTGAACAGTGCTCTGTGTTTGGGGAACTGTGGTCCCAGCAGCTCTCTCTACCTCCCGCTGTCTCTGGCATCATCGTTGTGGAAAAATCTGGGTGCTCCTCGAACCTTCCCTCATCTGCTGTACAAT TGTGATCTGGCATACCACACAAGCGCTGTGCTGGCGGCTTCGCTGGACACCATGACCTTGCCTTTCAGACAAGAAACCAATCCTGTGAGTCTGTCTGACATCACCAGTGCCCTGACCTATCTGGGTAGAAAG GTCACATCCTTGAACACCAGTGTTCCTTTTCCCATGCTGGAGGAGGAAACATTGGTGGACACCCtgatgagtgagagggagaagcaCTTATggcactcactcaccccccatgTGTCGTATCAGTCCAGTCCCATGGCTCAGTCATGTGTCATCAGGGGTATCCCCACCAACAAGATAAAAAG GGCCAGTTCCTCGCCCCGCCACCTGTCATCCTGCAGTAGTGTTCAGGATGTGCTGCAACTCTACCTGACAGAAACATATCCACGTTCAATGAA tgctggTTGTGTGTTGAGAGACCCAGTGAAAGTGGGGACACCTTTTCCTCACATCTTCCACCCCTCTGTCACACAGACAGGATTTCTCAGTGCTTCTCAAAGACCACCCAgatcag GGGTGGAGTCCGTCCCCATGATGACGTCTCTGCAGTGCAGCACTGATGTGGGAGATTACGTGTCCAGTCTTCACGCCGAGGCAGCTCGCTTCAACATCCGCCGCCATCATCACTTCCTGGAAGCCGGGCTGGAAGAGGAGGAGTTTTCAGAGACTCTGGATATATTGCACTCTTTAGCAGACTGCTACAGTGTGTCTTAG